A window of Drosophila subobscura isolate 14011-0131.10 chromosome E, UCBerk_Dsub_1.0, whole genome shotgun sequence contains these coding sequences:
- the LOC117891663 gene encoding kinesin-like protein KIF13A isoform X2 → MSSDKIKVAVRVRPFNRREIELGTKCIVEMEKQQTILQNPPPLEKIERKQPKTFAFDHCFYSLNPEDDNFASQETVFDCVGRDILDNAFQGYNACIFAYGQTGSGKSYTMMGSQENKGIIPRLCDKLFSAIANKSTPELMYKVEVSYMEIYNEKVHDLLDPKPNKQSLKVREHNVMGPYVDGLSQLAVASYQDIDNLMTEGNKSRTVAATNMNAESSRSHAVFSVVLTQILTDQATGVSGEKVSRMSLVDLAGSERAVKTGAVGDRLKEGSNINKSLTTLGLVISKLADQTNGKRSGNDKFVPYRDSVLTWLLKDNLGGNSRTVMVATISPSADNYEETLSTLRYADRAKRIVNHAVVNEDPNARIIRELRHEVETLRSMLKHATGSPVGDVQDKLAESENLMKQISQTWEEKLVKTERIQNERQQALEKMGISVQASGIKVEKNKYYLVNLNADPSLNELLVYYLKERTLIGGRSISGQQPDIQLSGLGIQPEHCVITIEDSGLYMEPVQGARCFVNGSAAVEKTPLQNGDRILWGNHHFFRVNSPKSNNTSMCASEPQTPAQLIDYNFARDEIMQNELSNDPIQTAIARLERQHEEDKQVALEKQRQEYERQFQQLRNILSPSTPYAPYAPYDPLRMGKITPNTPTSQMRVEKWAQERDEMFRRSLGQLKTDIMRANSLVQEANFLAEEMEKKTKFSVTLQIPPANLSPNRRRGAFVSEPAILVKRTNSGSQIWTMEKLENKLIDMREMYQEHKERVLNGLPLVEQFSDDEYDDKDDDNAKPQDPFYESQENHNLIGVANIFLEVLFHDVKLDYHTPIISQQGEVAGRLQVEVERIAGQMPQDRMCESVSESSENSRDEYDDPVDPSANQITCRVTIKCATGLPLSLSNFVFCQYTFWGHQEMVVPVINAETTAHDQNMVFKFEHTKDFTVTINEEFLEHCIEGALSIEVWGHRSAGFSRTKGWEVEQQQAKARSLVDRWAELSRKIELWVEIHELNDSGEYSPVEVTNRNEVLTGGIYQLRQGQQRRVNVRVKPVQNSGTLPIICQSIVNVAIGSVTVRSRLQRPLDSYQEEDLTVLREKWSEALGRRRQYLDQQIQMLIKKEEKNEQERERELSLVHQWVSLTEERNAVLVPAPGSGIPGAPASWEPPSGMEPHVPVLFLNLNGDDLSAQNTNDELSIAGINSILSKEHGHKFYTLQILQHLDKDVCCVASWDSSMHDSQALNRVTEANERVYLILRTTVRLSHPAPMDLVLRKRLSINIKKGQTLTDRLKKFRLVRGENAIWQSGVTYEVVSNIPKASEELEDRESLAQLAASGDDCSASDGETYIEKYTRGVSAVESILTLDRLRQNVAVKELETAHGQPLSMRKTVSVPNFSQAVKDTTNTGSKLMNKLTQIMRFDASMESLLNVGRSESFADLNNSALVNKFTPVHSGGAANGVIRNRHSFGGKGSSDDSPGKAFGIARPTFLNLNLNLNTLRIAPTKPSPATSKLLGMRMTTLHEEPLGGHRSLDEEPEDSYSDSEYAAEYEQERQQNRSLATRSRLTASKTMDSFMDVSSHSTTNSYLSYTSSANANMKHLTGLATLSMSSSTSSGYGSQAVSCNNLSNEDITSMRSMSIDETPDFDRVNSNSPPNRQARVNPFLKDMPKAKTQEPAELEPHAKTLQEAFTHPLEQPESKEAAQSDDDECEQVPKSNINNNNNDTNVKEQPQQTSDQEVHEAVEEEREQRHESAEEPELSTDNQNGNQSLDEATHNFSEQSIEGDGIVREELPAGKVMRRKKSNTQPPNNTGHSSNNNNNNSTSQTPRINQRASVAKMEGLAAYMDPSIMSSSTEVEDDGKDMVHLTLPDWIVVGESVLIRPSNASGVIRYVGTTHFQAGAWVGVELDTPTGKNDGTMEGIQYFQCKPKYGKFVRPDKLQLDKRGKAMRAYKAAEKSNSISKEMSSSMTRSKSRGDSLNVSARK, encoded by the exons ATGTCAAGTGATAAGATCAAAGTTGCTGTAAGGGTGCGACCCTTCAATCGCCGCG AAATCGAACTGGGTACAAAATGTAtcgtggaaatggaaaaacaacagACCATATTGCAGAATCCACCACCATTGGAGAAAATCGAAag aaaacaaccAAAGACATTTGCATTCGATCACTGCTTCTACTCGTTGAACCCGGAGGATGACAACTTCGCGTCCCAGGAGACGGTGTTCGATTGCGTGGGACGTGACATACTGGACAATGCATTCCAGGGCTACAATGCGTGCATATTCGCCTATGGTCAGACAG GGTCCGGCAAGTCCTATACGATGATGGGTTCTCAGGAGAACAAGGGCATTATACCGCGCCTGTGCGATAAGCTCTTCTCGGCCATTGCGAACAAGTCGACGCCCGAGCTGATGTACAAAGTGGAGGTCTCCTACATGGAGATCTACAACGAGAAGGTCCACGATCTGCTCGACCCTAAGCCAAACAAGCAGTCGCTAAAGGTGCGCGAGCACAACGTGATGGGTCCCTATGTCGATGGGTTGTCGCAGCTTGCCGTGGCATCCTACCAGGACATCGACAACCTCATGACCGAGGGCAACAAGTCCCGGACGGTGGCGGCCACCAACATGAATGCCGAGTCGTCGCGGTCACATGCCGTCTTCTCTGTGGTGCTCACCCAAATACTCACGGATCAGGCAACGGGCGTCAGCGGGGAGAAGGTCTCTCGGATGTCCCTCGTAGACTTGGCTGGCTCCGAGCGTGCCGTGAAGACGGGAGCTGTCGGCGATCGTCTCAAGGAGGGTTCCAACATCAACAA ATCTCTGACCACGCTTGGCCTGGTCATCTCCAAGCTGGCCGATCAGACAAATGGCAAGAGGAGTGGAAACGATAAGTTTGTGCCCTATCGGGACTCTGTGCTCACCTGGCTGCTGAAGGACAATCTGGGCGGCAACTCCAGGACCGTAATGGTGGCCACAATCTCGCCGTCGGCGGACAACTACGAGGAGACGCTGTCCACGCTGCGCTATGCGGATCGGGCCAAACGCATCGTCAACCACGCCGTGGTCAATGAAGATCCCAATGCCAGAATTATTCGGGAGCTGCGACACGAGGTGGAGACGCTGAGGAGCATGCTGAAGCACGCCACGGGATCGCCAGTGGGCGATGTGCAGGATAAGCTTGCCGAGAGCGAGAATTTAATGAAGCAGATCTCCCAGACCTGGGAGGAGAAACTGGTCAAAACGGAGCGCATCCAGAACGAGCGACAGCAGGCCCTGGAGAAAATGGGCATCAGTGTGCAGGCCAGCGGCATCAAGGTGGAGAAGAACAAGTACTACTTGGTCAATTTGAATGCAGATCCGTCCCTCAACGAGCTTCTGGTTTACTATCTAAAG GAACGGACGCTGATTGGCGGTCGCAGCATTAGCGGACAGCAGCCCGATATCCAACTCTCGGGGCTGGGGATTCAACCAGAGCACTGTGTAATCACAATTGAGGACAGTGGGCTGTATATGGAGCCCGTACAGGGAGCGCGTTGCTTTGTCAACGGATCGGCGGCCGTGGAGAAGACTCCGCTCCAGAACGGAGATCGCATCCTGTGGGGAAATCATCATTTCTTCCGCGTCAACTcgccaaaaagcaacaacacgaGCATGTGCGCCTCGGAACCACAGACGCCGGCCCAGCTGATCGACTACAACTTTGCGCGAGATGAGATTATGCAGAACGAGCTGAGCAACGACCCCATCCAGACGGCCATTGCTCGGCTAGAGCGCCAGCATGAGGAAGATAAGCAGGTTGCGCTCgagaagcagcggcaggagtACGAGCGTCAATTCCAGCAACTGCGTAACATTCTGTCGCCCAGCACACCCTATGCTCCATATGCCCCCTACGATCCGCTGCGCATGGGCAAGATAACCCCGAATACGCCGACCTCCCAGATGCGTGTCGAGAAGTGGGCACAG GAGCGAGATGAAATGTTCCGCCGTTCGCTTGGGCAGCTGAAAACAGACATCATGCGAGCCAATTCCCTGGTGCAGGAGGCAAACTTCCTGGCCGAGGAAATGGAGAAGAAGACAAAGTTCTCGGTAACCCTGCAAATACCGCCGGCCAACCTGAGTCCCAACAGGCGGCGGGGGGCCTTTGTTAGCGAGCCCGCGATTCTGGTGAAGCGCACAAATTCCGGTAGCCAGATATGGACGATGGAGAAGCTGGAGAACAAACTGATCGACATGCGGGAGATGTACCAGGAGCACAAGGAGCGCGTGCTTAACGGACTG CCCCTTGTAGAGCAATTCTCAGACGATGAATACGACGACAAG GATGACGACAATGCCAAGCCGCAGGATCCGTTCTACGAGTCGCAGGAGAACCACAATCTCATTGGCGTGGCCAACATATTCCTGGAGGTGCTCTTCCACGATGTCAAGCTAGACTACCACACGCCCATCATCAGCCAACAGGGAGAGGTGGCTGGTCGCCTacaggtggaggtggagcgcATAGCCGGCCAGATGCCACAGGATCGCATGTGCGAATCGGTTTCGGAGTCCTCGGAGAACTCACGCGACGAGTACGATGACCCTGTCGATCCCTCCGCCAACCAGATCACGTGCCGCGTCACCATCAAATGCGCCACGGGCTTGCCCCTGTCGCTCTCCAACTTTGTGTTCTGCCAGTACACGTTCTGGGGCCACCAGGAGATGGTGGTGCCCGTGATCAATGCCGAGACCACGGCCCACGATCAGAACATGGTATTCAAGTTCGAGCACACCAAGGACTTCACGGTCACCATCAACGAGGAGTTCCTCGAGCACTGCATCGAGGGAGCCCTGTCTATTGAGGTCTGGGGGCATCGCAGTGCCGGCTTCTCAAGGACCAAGGGCTGGGaggttgagcagcagcaggccaaggcCCGTTCCCTGGTCGATCGCTGGGCGGAGCTGTCGCGCAAAATCGAGTTGTGGGTGGAGATCCACGAGCTGAACGACAGCGGCGAGTACTCGCCCGTTGAGGTGACCAATCGCAACGAGGTTCTGACCGGTGGCATCTACCAGCTGCGCCAAGGTCAGCAGCGACGGGTCAATGTGCGCGTGAAGCCCGTCCAGAACTCGGGCACGCTGCCCATAATCTGCCAGTCGATTGTGAACGTGGCTATTGGCAGCGTGACGGTTCGCTcgcggctgcagcggccacTTGACTCCTACCAGGAGGAAGATCTCACCGTCTTGCGTGAGAAGTGGAGCGAGGCGCTGGGTCGCCGTCGCCAGTACCTGGACCAGCAGATCcagatgctgatcaagaaggaggagaagaacgagcaggagagggagcgagagctGAGCCTGGTGCATCAGTGGGTCTCCCTGACAGAGGAACGCAACGCAGTGCTGGTGCCGGCACCCGGCTCGGGCATACCTGGTGCCCCTGCCTCCTGGGAGCCACCTTCTGGCATGGAGCCACATGTGCCCGTTCTCTTTCTAAACCTCAATGGCGACGATCTGTCCGCCCAGAACACAAACGACGAACTCTCCATTGCGGGAATCAATTCAATTCTCTCCAAGGAGCATGGCCATAAATTCTACACGCTGCAGATCCTGCAGCATCTGGATAAGgatgtgtgctgtgtggcCAGCTGGGACTCGTCCATGCACGACAGCCAGGCCCTCAACCGCGTCACCGAGGCCAACGAACGTGTCTATCTCATTCTGCGCACCACAGTGCGTCTCTCGCATCCGGCACCCATGGATCTGGTGCTGCGGAAGCGCctcagcatcaacatcaagaAAGGACAGACACTGACAGATCGTCTTAAGAAGTTTCGACTTGTGCGGGGTGAGAACGCCATATGGCAGAGTGGCGTTACCTACGAGGTGGTGTCCAACATTCCGAAGGCCTCCGAAGAGCTCGAGGACCGCGAGTCGCTCGCACAGCTAGCGGCCAGCGGAGATGATTGCTCGGCCAGCGATGGCGAGACCTACATAG AAAAATACACGCGTGGCGTTTCGGCAGTAGAGAGCATCCTGACCCTGGATCGGCTGCGGCAGAATGTGGCCGTCAAGGAACTGGAGACAGCCCATGGCCAGCCGCTGTCCATGCGCAAGACCGTCAGTGTGCCGAACTTCTCGCAG GCGGTCAAAGACACCACCAATACCGGGAGT AAACTCATGAATAAACTCACGCAGATCATGCGCTTCGATGCATCGATGGAGTCGCTGCTGAATGTGGGACGATCCGAGTCCTTTGCCGATCTCAACAACAGTGCCCTGGTCAATAAGTTTACGCCAG TTCACAGTGGAGGGGCCGCCAACGGAGTCATCCGCAACCGACACAGCTTCGGCGGTAAGGGCAGCAGTGACGATTCTCCTGGAAAAGCCTTCGGCATTG CGCGTCCAACGTTTTTGAATCTCAATTTGAACTTGAACACATTGAGAATTGCGCCAACGAAAC CATCGCCGGCCACCAGCAAGCTGCTAGGCATGCGCATGACCACGCTGCATGAGGAGCCCCTGGGCGGACATCGCTCGCTGGACGAGGAGCCTGAGGACAGCTACAGCGACTCGGAATATGCCGCAGAATATGAGCAGGAGCGCCAGCAGAACAGGAGCCTGGCCACAAGGTCACGCCTCACGGCGTCGAAGACCATGGACTCGTTCATGGATGTCAGCAGCCACTCGACGACCAACAGCTACTTAAGCTACACGTCGAGCGCCAATGCGAATATGAAGCACTTGACCGGCCTGGCCACGCTAAGCATGAGCTCGTCCACCAGTAGTGGCTATGGCTCCCAGGCCGTGTCCTGCAACAATCTGAGCAACGAGGACATAACTTCCATGCGTTCCATGAGCATTGACGAGACTCCAG ATTTTGATCGTGTCAACTCTAATTCGCCACCAAATCGTCAAGCTCGAGTCAACCCCTTCCTCAAGGATATGCCCAAAGCCAAAACTCAAGAGCCAGCCGAGCTAGAGCCCCATGCAAAGACGCTGCAGGAGGCTTTCACACACCCATTGGAGCAGCCAGAATCGAAGGAAGCCGCCCAAAGTGATGATGACGAGTGCGAGCAGGTTCCCAAAAGTaacattaacaacaacaacaacgatacCAATGtcaaagagcagccacaacagacaTCCGATCAAGAAGTTCACGAGGCGGTGGAAGAGGAGCGAGAGCAGAGACACGAATCTGCAGAGGAACCAGAGCTCTCTACAGACAATCAGAACGGCAACCAATCGCTGGACGAGgccacacacaatttttcagagcagagcattgAGGGCGATGGCATCGTCAGAGAAGAGCTACCGGCTGGCAAAGTGATGCGGCGCAAAAAGTCCAACACGCAGCCACCGAACAACACTGGGCacagtagcaacaacaacaataataacagtACGAGCCAAACGCCCCGCATCAACCAGCGTGCCTCGGTGGCCAAAATGGAAGGCTTGGCAGCGTACATGGACCCCAGCATTATGTCCAGCAGCACAGAAGTCGAGG ACGACGGCAAGGATATGGTACATCTGACGCTGCCTGATTGGATTGTGGTGGGCGAATCGGTGTTGATTCGACCGTCCAACGCCAGCGGCGTCATAC